The nucleotide window ATCATACATAAAAAGTAGTTATGCAGGTTGCCTACATAGGAACCGCCCCTACTACATAATACAAAGGGAGAATACCTTATGTATTTAAAAGTTTTCAAAGAGGACGTGATCGACGGACTTCAGAAAGCAGCCAACATCATTCCCGCCAAAACAGGAGCGGCTTATCTGCGTTCCATCTGGCTGAAAGCTGAAGCGGGTATGGTGCATGTTCTTTCCACCGACTCCAATATCGAGTTCAGAGGATCGTATAAGGCGGAAGTGACCGAGGAAGGTCTTGCCGGAGTTCAGGGGCGTGCCTTTGTGGATCTTATCCGCAAGCTTCCTGCCGGAGAGATCACCCTGCATCTTGACCCCAAGACCGGTACGCTGGGCATTGAACAGGGACGCCGCAAATATACGCTGCCCACCAATGACACCGCATGGTTCCAGAATTTTTCTGATTATCCGGAAAGCGGCAGTGTTTTCTGGTCCGGTGATTTTCTGCAGGAACTCATCGACAAGCTGTCTTTCTGCATAAGCGACGAAGACACCATGGAAGCCATTGCCTGCATGAGCATGAAACCCCGTCAGGACAACGCCATTGAAGCCTGCGGACTGAACGGCCACCAGTTTGCCATGCAGCGGTTCCTCAATGACGATATTCATGCGCTGCTGCCTGCCGAAGGCATTCTGGTGCAGAAAAAATATCTTATGGAGCTGAAGAAATGGCTCGGTGCCGATGAGATAGAACTGAACATTGACAACAAGCGTCTTTTCTTCCGCACGGGTGATAAGCGTGAAACATTCAGTTTGCCTCTTTCGTATTACCAGTATCCGGACTATACCAGCTTTGTTTCCAAACTGAGCACACCCGATGCCGGAGCGCTGGAAGTAAACCGCAAGGATATGATGGCCGCTCTGGACCGCGTGCTTATTTTCAATACCGACAACAACCGCTGCACCTACTTTGATCTTGAAGCAGGTGAAGTTTCTCTGTCCTCTCAGGGACAGGAGGTCGGTTCCGCGTCCGAATCGCTGGAAGGCACCTACGACGGCAGCCTTAAGCGCATAGCCTTTCCCACGCGTAATCTTATCGAGATAATGAACCACTATCAGTCGGACTCCATGCGCTTCACGCTGACCGGTACCGAAGGCCCTTGCGGTCTGACCGGTGAAAACGACCCCGACTATCTGGTAATCGTTATGCCCATGAAGATAGTGGAAGAGACGTACTACAGCGAGGAAGAAGTCTAAATGACCAACGAGACACAAAAGCAGAGCTACGACGCGGCGAACATCACCGTTCTTGAGGGGTTGTCCGCTGTGCGCATGCGCCCTGCCATGTACATAGGCAGCACTGACAGCCGCGGTCTGCACCATCTGGTCTACGAAGTGGTGGATAACTCCATCGACGAAGCCATGGCGGGATACTGCGATAAAGTCACCGTGAAGCTGCATCTTGATAACAGCGTGACCGTTATCGATAACGGACGCGGCATTCCCGTGGACATCCACCCGAAAGAAGGCCGTCCCGCGGTTGAAGTGGTCATGACCGTGCTGCATGCCGGCGGCAAGTTCGACAACGATTCGTACAAGGTGTCGGGCGGGCTGCACGGGGTGGGTGTTTCGTGCGTGAACGCCCTTTCCGAATATCTCGAAGTTACCGTGCGTCGTGACGGGTATAAATATCATCACCGCTTTGAACGCGGTGTGCCGGTCAAGGAACTGGAGCGCGTCGGAGAAACCGACCTGCGCGGCACCACCATCCGCTTCCGTCCGGACGAAGAAATTTTTGAGACCAATCAGTTTTCCT belongs to Oleidesulfovibrio alaskensis DSM 16109 and includes:
- the dnaN gene encoding DNA polymerase III subunit beta, whose translation is MYLKVFKEDVIDGLQKAANIIPAKTGAAYLRSIWLKAEAGMVHVLSTDSNIEFRGSYKAEVTEEGLAGVQGRAFVDLIRKLPAGEITLHLDPKTGTLGIEQGRRKYTLPTNDTAWFQNFSDYPESGSVFWSGDFLQELIDKLSFCISDEDTMEAIACMSMKPRQDNAIEACGLNGHQFAMQRFLNDDIHALLPAEGILVQKKYLMELKKWLGADEIELNIDNKRLFFRTGDKRETFSLPLSYYQYPDYTSFVSKLSTPDAGALEVNRKDMMAALDRVLIFNTDNNRCTYFDLEAGEVSLSSQGQEVGSASESLEGTYDGSLKRIAFPTRNLIEIMNHYQSDSMRFTLTGTEGPCGLTGENDPDYLVIVMPMKIVEETYYSEEEV